The Helicobacter sp. 11S03491-1 genomic sequence CTGAATCCCTCCCATTCCTGAGATCAGCCCTGCTACCAAAGAAGCTCCGATAATAGCAAGCATCACATTAAGACGAAACAAACATAAAACGCTCATCACAAATACAGCTACAACTACAGGATTGAATAAAATCAAACCCTTCCCCCTTTAATCACAAAATCTTTTTAAAATCTCTGTATAAGCATCGATTCTTCTATCTCTAAAAAATGGCCACATACGACGGACTTCTTCACATCTGTTTAAATCAATCTCTGCTACCAAAATCTCATCATTTTGTATATCTGCCAAACCCAACAATTCTCCTTGGTGACCAAAAATAAAACTGGATCCCCAAAATTCAATCCCCTCAAGCACACCTGAAACATCTCTTTCAAATCCGGTTCGATTTACAGCGACCAAAGGAAGTGTATTTGCAATGCTATGACCTCTTTGCACACCTATCCAAGCATCTCTTTGGCGTTGTTTTTCATCAGCTTTATCTTTGTCAAACCACCCAATAGCTGTAGGGTAAATCAAGATATCAGCACCCTTTAAAGCCATAATCCTTGCGGCTTCAGGATACCATTGATCCCAACATATCAATACACCCAACTTCCCTACACTCGTAACAATAGGTTCAAAACCCAAATCGCCGGGAGTAAAATAAAATTTTTCATAAAATCCCGGATCATCAGGGATATGCATTTTTCGATATTTTCCTGCAATACTCCCATCTTTTTCAAACACAATGGCTGTATTGTGGTATAACCCATTTGTGCGTTTTTCAAATAATGAGGTAACTAAAACTATTTGATGAGTTTTTGCAATCTCACTAAAAAATTGAATATCCTCCTCATAATGACTCCCATAATCAAATTTGGATACATCTTCACTCTGACAAAAATACTCACTGCAATGGAGCTCTTCTAACACGACAAGATTTACCTCTTGAGCACAAGCTTGTTGTATCATTGATTTTGTATGCATCATGGTAGCAAGCCTATCTCCCTTAAAACTATGCTGCAAAGCAGCAACTTTAAGTTTATCCATCAATTACTCTTCTTCATACTCACTATCGGAGTTTTCATAATCATCGTCATCATAGCCATTATATAAAGGGTTTTGATCACTATTATCCTCATCATCTTGATAATCGTCATCATAGTCTTCATCTTCAATTTCATCATCTTGATACATTTTGTAAATATGTTTTGCCAGCATAACCTATCTCCTCTCTAAAATATCCCGAATAACTTCGCTTCCAATTTGCAAACCAAAACTTCCCGTTACTGCACTAAAGCTACCTAATAATTTACATTTTGGATTTTCAGGACTAAATATTACCTTAAAATCACCACAAAAATCTTCTTTTTTAAGTAAATCTCTAAATTTTCTTGCAAATTTATCCCCATAACTTTTCCAAATAGAATCTACGCGAATCTCTAGAGGATTAAGTTTCTTAGCACTCCCTGTAGAGCTGATATATTTCCCATAAGGCAGGTAAGAGCATTTTTTAGCTAAGGCTACTTTAGCAGGGATATCATCAATGGCATCAATAATATAATCATACATGGCAGGATTAAAATTCTCTAAAAATTCTAAATCCAGAGTTTTCTTGATAGGTATTACCCCTGAATACATTTCAGATAAAACTTTTACTTTACCCTCTCCTACTCTATGTGCTCCAATTTGTCTGTTTTGATTGGTAATATCAAAATCATCTCTATCTACAATACTAATCTCTCCTATCCCTGTGCGGTATAAACAATCAAGAGCAAATCCCCCTACCCCTCCAACGCCAAATATAATCAATTTTTTATCTCTAAAATGTTTAAAATCCTCTCCAAACAAAAATTTTGTCCGTGTGAATCTATCATCCATCTATTTTCCCTTAAATAATTTTTGTTATTATTTTAACATACTATAAAAGGCTTTTAAAGTTCAAGAGATTATCATGAAAGGAACAAGTATGAAAAAAATAATTTTATTAATATTATCTGTATGGGGGTTGCTTCATGCAGGAAATTCTATTGAAATAAAGGACTATTTTGGTATCCAAACTCTACCCCAACCAATTAATCGCGTCATTTATTTAGGGAGCTATGCAGAAGTTCCTGCTATGCTAGGCATTTGGGATAAAGTTGTAGGGATGGCAGAATATGGATTTAAAAGCGATATTGTCCAAGCAACAGCCAAAAACTTAAGCAAAATTAAAAAACTAAGCGACGATCATTATGCCGCACTCAATATTGAAGAGCTTAAAAAACTCTCCCCGGATCTTGTTATTACTTATGTAGGAAATCCTCAAGCTGTAAAATTTGCTAAAAAATTTGGTATCAATTTTTTATCTTTCAAAAATACAAATATTCAAAGTGTCATCTCTGATATTACCACACAAGCAAAAGTACTGGGCAAAGAAACTCAAACTCTACCCAAAATAGCCAAAATGGAAGAAATTCTAGCGCTTATACAAGACAAACTCAAGCATATCCCCAATCAAAAGAAAGCTATCGAAATTTTTCACCAACAAAATCAAGTGAGTGGTAAAAACAGCCTTGATTCAGATATCTTGGAGAAAGGAGGGGTTAAAAATATCGCTTTAGAATATGTTGAAAATGGTCGGGCGCAAATCAGCCTTGAAAACATTATTTCTCAAAACCCGGATATTATTTTTATTTGGTGGCTAAGCCCTTATAACCCTCAAGACATCCTTTCAAATCCACAATTCCAAACTATCAATGCAGTCAAGAATAAACAAGTTTATAAACTCCCTCCTATTGATATTGGAGGACCGCGCACACCTCTTATATCTCTTTTTGTTGCCCTAAAAGCTTATCCGCAAGCTTTTAAAGATATTCATATCAATGCTTTATTGCAAGAATATTACCAAGACATCTTCAATCTAACCCCATCACAAACAAAAAAATTCTTATGGGATTAAAATAGTATTCAAAACTCATAAGCCATTTTTGGCTTATGGAAGAAAAATATCCTATTTAACAAATTTAACAAACAAGTGTTTGCAAATAATCTTTAAATGCTTGCATATCTAAATGGTTATTTAAAATCACCCACAAAAGAATTCTTGCTTTTCTTTCACTCAAATACCCTCCCATACAAATCCCTCGTGCCATCAAATCAATCTCTGCACCTATATAACCATAAGTCTGATATACACTGGGACCATCTGTTGTTCTTGTGCAAACAACAACAGGAATCTTTTTGTTAAGTTCGCCAATCTTATAAGCCATTTCTGCGCTAACATGCCCTGCCCCAAAACCTGCAATGACTAACCCATCTTGGGTTTTTTCTACCCAATCTATTATCTCTACCCCACCACTAAGAACTTCTTCATATAAAAACACTTTTTTATCAAGCCTTTTAGGTAGATCAAAAGTTTTTCGATACAATGGGGGATAGAAGTATTCTACTCTCCCCTCAGCAATCAAACCATAAGTTTTGCCATCTGATTCAAAGGTATTTACAAGCAAGCTATGGGATTTTCGCACCCATCTGGCAGCGTGGATTGTATCATTCATCACAACCATCACCCCTCTATTTTTGCTATTTGGACTTATTGCACAAATAATAGAATTATAAAGATTCCTAACTCCTTCTGCCCCAATTGATTCAGGAGTTCGCATTGCACCCATTAATATCAAAGGTTCTGCCCTATCCCATAACAAATCACACAAAAAAGCGCTTTCTTCTAATGTATCTGTCCCTTGTGTAAGGATAACGCCACTTGCCCCCTCATCTACTTGTTTAAATGCCCAATTCAGAGCATCCATAATCATTTCAAATTTCAAATGCCCGCTAGGGAGCTGAAAAAGACCTTGAGCATGAAGGCAAGCAAGTTTTTCAATCCCCGGAATGGCTGCAATAAAATCCTCTGCATTCAAACTTGGAGCAACTCCTTGTCCTTGTGATTTTTTTGTCATTGAAATTGTCCCGCCCAAAGATCCGATAGATATTTTTGGTTTTGATAATGACATTATTTCCTCCTATAATTTTCCGGGTTTTACAGCTAACATACAAAACATTCCTATACAGGTAACTACACCTGCAGCCATAAACATTGCATTATAACCTGAAGCCCAAACCAAATAGCCCGTAAGCGTAGGGGCTAAAACAGAAGCAATATTGCCTAAAAAGTGCATAATTCCACTAAATGTTCCTACTTTTGAAGCAGGGGCAGTATCAATTACTACCGTCCAATAAACCGTATTGGCAAATGAGTTCAGCGCATTACCTACTGTAATAATCGCAATAACCATCGCTGCTGAAGTTGCAAAATTTACAGATAAAAAACTAAGTGTAGTCAGGAATAATAAAATCGCACTAAAATACCCTCGTGCAATACGCAAACTTCCTGTTTTTTTAAACAAAAAATCTGATATTTTTCCACCCAAAAGGATCGTCACACAAGCTCCAATCCAAGGAATCATACCCATATACCACAAGGAAGATAAATTGTATCCAAAGGTATCTTGTAAATATTTAGGCGTCCAAGTCAAAAGCAAAAAATTTACATAATTAAAAGCAAAATACCCCACTGTGTTAAAAATCAATGTCGGGCTCTTAAAAAAATGCCACCATTTTAAATGTCTGTCCTCTTCATAATATGTTGTGGCAATATCACCAATAATTTCAAGTTCTTGTTCTGAAACTTTTGAGTTTTGATGAGGATAATCTGTCATTGATCGCATTAAAAAAAATAAAGCCACAATCCCTGCAACTCCAAGTACAATAAAAGTAATCCTCCAACTCTGCGTCCAAGAGAGTAAAAATACTGCCACAGGAGCAGTAAGCAAAGCACCCAAAGGAGTACTCAACAAACCCATAGACACAACAAATCCTCTCTCTTTGGGGGCTGCCCAATTACTGATAGTTTTGTTGATTACAGAATACGCCGGACCCTCAGCCAAACCAAATAAAATTCTCATAACCCCAAACCCTGCCAAAACAGAACCCCCCATAAACATAAGTCCAATATTTCCGGCATATGCAGTGAGTATCTCAAACACTGACCAAGCAATCCCGGCTACAAGCCAAACTTTTTTAGGTCCGAATTTATCTGCAAGCATCCCTCCAAAAAGCGCTCCAAACATATACCCATAACCAAAAAAGCCCAACACATTTCCCCAAGAAGGCTTATCTAAACCATATTCATTGATAATAAATTCCCCTGAATAAGACAAAGCCCCCCTATCAATATAATTAATAAGGGCAAGCACCAGCACCAAAAAGAAAATCTTATATCGAAAATTTGTATGTCTTACTTGCATTGAATCCTCCTAGATATTTTTAATAACTTCACAAATACTATCCCCCACTTCGGAAGTTGTTGCTTTTCCTCCCATATCCGGAGTTTTAACACCTTCTTTGATAACTTTTTGGATAGCTTGTAAAATAGCTTGCGCCCCTTTTTTATAGATACCTTCTGCATTATCTAAAAATTCTAACATCAGCGCCCCTGACCAAATCATACCAATAGGATTGGCGATATTTTTACCAAAAATATCCGGGGCAGAACCATGCACAGGCTCAAAAAGTGAAGGAAATTTTCTTTCAGGATTGATATTTGCCGAAGCAGCAAGTCCGATAGTACCTGCGCATGCAGGACCCAAATCTGAAAGAATATCTCCAAATAAATTCGAAGCTACTACAACATTAAATCTTTCAGGTTGCAAAACAAACCTTGCGCATAAAATATCAATGTGTTGTTTGTCATATTTGACATCAGGGAAGCGTTTTGCCATTTCTTCAAGCCTTTGATCCCAATAAGGCATGCTAATAGCAATACCATTTGATTTTGTAGCCGAACTAAGAGTTTTTTTGGCTGAATTTTGTGCAAGAGTAAAGGCATAAGCAAGCACTCTATCCACCCCGCGTCTTGTAAAAATTGATTCTTGAATTACAAATTCATTCTCTGTTCCCTCAAACATCTTCCCCCCAACAGCTGAATATTCTCCTTCTGTATTTTCTCGCACTACAACAAAATCAATATCTTTGCTACTCTTGCCTGCTAATGGACAAGGTACCCCTTCTATAAGTCTCACGGGACGCAAATTAATATATTGATCAAAATCTCTTCTAAATTTCAACAAAGAACCCCACAAAGAAATATGATCAGGGACTTTATCCGGCATCCCCACAGCACCAAAATAAATTGCATCATAGCCTTTAAGTATCTCAAACCAATCATCAGGCATCATTTTTTGATGCTTTAGATAATAATCGCAATTTGCAAAATCAAAGTGATCAAATTTGAGATCAAAACCAAATTTTTTTCCTACACATTCTAAAACCTTCAATCCCTCAGGCATCACTTCATTGCCAATCCCATCACCACAAATTACAGCAATCTTAAATATATCTTTTTTCATTTATACTCCAAAATACTCCATCAGGAATTTAATCAAAGTATCTCATAAATAAATAAAATTTTAAAAATTTTTTATTTTTATTTGTTAGAGTGTGTTTCATAATTATACATTTAATAATGAATATAAGATTCAAAATATTAAATAAACTTTATCAATCTGATAGATGGATTGATAAATTCCTAATGTTAGCGTGAATTTTTTGATCTATTTGGATAATAAAATTTTTCAATTTTTAAACTTCATTGACGGAAGATAAAAACATGATTCGCACCTCATTTCTTCCAAAAAGTTTATAAATCTTTTCTATAAGAGCCCCAGCTATTTCTTCTGTAAGGAAAATTCTAAAAACTCCATAATCTTTCCTGCCACTTACTTGTTCTTTTTCACTCAGAAGTAAAGAAGTTGCAGCATATTTATGGCACTCAAAATAATAAAAATCATCAAATCCATCTTCAAGCAATGTATCTACGATACTATCTTTGAGCCTTATATCTGCATAAATTTCAAGCAAAACCATCCCTTATCCTTAAAGCTTAATTTTTTTTGCCAATACTCTAAACATTGGAGGCAAAAGCAAAAGTGTCAAAATACTTGAAGTAACCAGACCACCAAGAACGACAATAGCCAGGGGTTTTTGGACTTCTGATCCCACTCCATGAGAAAGCAACATGGGCACCAATCCAAGTCCGGCAATAAATGCTGTCATCAATACAGGACGCAACCTTCTTTTTGCTCCAATAACAACTGTTTCATCGATACTTTTACCTTGCTTAAGCAATTCTTTAAAATATCCAATCATAACAACACCATTTAACACTGCAATCCCAAAAAGAGCAATGAACCCAACACTAGCAGGCACAGAAATATATTCTCCGGATAAAAATAAAGAAATCAACCCCCCTGTGATAGC encodes the following:
- a CDS encoding DUF3240 family protein — its product is MVLLEIYADIRLKDSIVDTLLEDGFDDFYYFECHKYAATSLLLSEKEQVSGRKDYGVFRIFLTEEIAGALIEKIYKLFGRNEVRIMFLSSVNEV
- a CDS encoding asparaginase; the protein is MSLSKPKISIGSLGGTISMTKKSQGQGVAPSLNAEDFIAAIPGIEKLACLHAQGLFQLPSGHLKFEMIMDALNWAFKQVDEGASGVILTQGTDTLEESAFLCDLLWDRAEPLILMGAMRTPESIGAEGVRNLYNSIICAISPNSKNRGVMVVMNDTIHAARWVRKSHSLLVNTFESDGKTYGLIAEGRVEYFYPPLYRKTFDLPKRLDKKVFLYEEVLSGGVEIIDWVEKTQDGLVIAGFGAGHVSAEMAYKIGELNKKIPVVVCTRTTDGPSVYQTYGYIGAEIDLMARGICMGGYLSERKARILLWVILNNHLDMQAFKDYLQTLVC
- a CDS encoding tartrate dehydrogenase, which gives rise to MKKDIFKIAVICGDGIGNEVMPEGLKVLECVGKKFGFDLKFDHFDFANCDYYLKHQKMMPDDWFEILKGYDAIYFGAVGMPDKVPDHISLWGSLLKFRRDFDQYINLRPVRLIEGVPCPLAGKSSKDIDFVVVRENTEGEYSAVGGKMFEGTENEFVIQESIFTRRGVDRVLAYAFTLAQNSAKKTLSSATKSNGIAISMPYWDQRLEEMAKRFPDVKYDKQHIDILCARFVLQPERFNVVVASNLFGDILSDLGPACAGTIGLAASANINPERKFPSLFEPVHGSAPDIFGKNIANPIGMIWSGALMLEFLDNAEGIYKKGAQAILQAIQKVIKEGVKTPDMGGKATTSEVGDSICEVIKNI
- a CDS encoding ThiF family adenylyltransferase, translating into MDDRFTRTKFLFGEDFKHFRDKKLIIFGVGGVGGFALDCLYRTGIGEISIVDRDDFDITNQNRQIGAHRVGEGKVKVLSEMYSGVIPIKKTLDLEFLENFNPAMYDYIIDAIDDIPAKVALAKKCSYLPYGKYISSTGSAKKLNPLEIRVDSIWKSYGDKFARKFRDLLKKEDFCGDFKVIFSPENPKCKLLGSFSAVTGSFGLQIGSEVIRDILERR
- a CDS encoding MFS transporter, whose translation is MQVRHTNFRYKIFFLVLVLALINYIDRGALSYSGEFIINEYGLDKPSWGNVLGFFGYGYMFGALFGGMLADKFGPKKVWLVAGIAWSVFEILTAYAGNIGLMFMGGSVLAGFGVMRILFGLAEGPAYSVINKTISNWAAPKERGFVVSMGLLSTPLGALLTAPVAVFLLSWTQSWRITFIVLGVAGIVALFFLMRSMTDYPHQNSKVSEQELEIIGDIATTYYEEDRHLKWWHFFKSPTLIFNTVGYFAFNYVNFLLLTWTPKYLQDTFGYNLSSLWYMGMIPWIGACVTILLGGKISDFLFKKTGSLRIARGYFSAILLFLTTLSFLSVNFATSAAMVIAIITVGNALNSFANTVYWTVVIDTAPASKVGTFSGIMHFLGNIASVLAPTLTGYLVWASGYNAMFMAAGVVTCIGMFCMLAVKPGKL
- a CDS encoding ABC transporter substrate-binding protein, translated to MKKIILLILSVWGLLHAGNSIEIKDYFGIQTLPQPINRVIYLGSYAEVPAMLGIWDKVVGMAEYGFKSDIVQATAKNLSKIKKLSDDHYAALNIEELKKLSPDLVITYVGNPQAVKFAKKFGINFLSFKNTNIQSVISDITTQAKVLGKETQTLPKIAKMEEILALIQDKLKHIPNQKKAIEIFHQQNQVSGKNSLDSDILEKGGVKNIALEYVENGRAQISLENIISQNPDIIFIWWLSPYNPQDILSNPQFQTINAVKNKQVYKLPPIDIGGPRTPLISLFVALKAYPQAFKDIHINALLQEYYQDIFNLTPSQTKKFLWD
- a CDS encoding carbon-nitrogen hydrolase — its product is MDKLKVAALQHSFKGDRLATMMHTKSMIQQACAQEVNLVVLEELHCSEYFCQSEDVSKFDYGSHYEEDIQFFSEIAKTHQIVLVTSLFEKRTNGLYHNTAIVFEKDGSIAGKYRKMHIPDDPGFYEKFYFTPGDLGFEPIVTSVGKLGVLICWDQWYPEAARIMALKGADILIYPTAIGWFDKDKADEKQRQRDAWIGVQRGHSIANTLPLVAVNRTGFERDVSGVLEGIEFWGSSFIFGHQGELLGLADIQNDEILVAEIDLNRCEEVRRMWPFFRDRRIDAYTEILKRFCD